From a region of the Myxococcus fulvus genome:
- the mxcL gene encoding myxochelin B biosynthesis transaminase MxcL, which produces MDMPTQKHPSLPRPIQGEMKLERSNQLLAEARKTVPGVTQSMMKKPEHFAPGSFPVFLAKGRGALVEDVDGQEYIDFISGLGANMLGHNHPAVVDTIRKHLEEGVLHSLPTPVEVTSIQALLDLVPGAEQARFFKTGADATSAAVRLSRYVTGKERIITVGYNGWHDHFMFDTPGVPAAIAGLTTRLPLFTPPDEAVLLSTIEKQAGQLAAVILSIPYNRVLSADFMKQVRAACTAHNVMFVMDEVVTGFRLALGGAQEFFGVKADICCMSKSIAAGMPLSAISGPEKYLSKLADLQVSTTFGGELLTLAVCEAVLKHYKHNDPAKHVSHLGRKLREGVNQKAEAAGSKLRVLGYDAIPFFRYSPDMAEHAKLMTPFQGGMARRGILLRRDVNFIGAAHTEEQIDYTVEMAGEVLRSLA; this is translated from the coding sequence ATGGACATGCCCACCCAGAAGCACCCGTCCCTCCCTCGCCCCATCCAGGGTGAGATGAAGCTGGAGCGCTCGAACCAGCTCCTCGCCGAGGCGCGCAAGACGGTCCCCGGCGTCACCCAGTCGATGATGAAGAAGCCGGAGCACTTCGCCCCCGGCTCCTTCCCCGTGTTCCTCGCCAAGGGCCGGGGCGCGCTGGTGGAGGACGTGGACGGCCAGGAGTACATCGACTTCATCAGCGGCCTTGGCGCCAACATGCTGGGCCACAACCACCCCGCGGTGGTGGACACCATCCGCAAGCACCTGGAGGAAGGGGTCCTCCACTCGCTGCCCACGCCCGTCGAGGTGACGTCCATCCAGGCCCTGCTGGACCTGGTGCCGGGCGCGGAGCAGGCGCGCTTCTTCAAGACGGGCGCGGACGCCACGTCCGCGGCGGTGCGCCTGTCGCGCTACGTGACGGGCAAGGAGCGCATCATCACGGTCGGCTACAACGGCTGGCATGACCACTTCATGTTCGACACGCCGGGAGTGCCGGCCGCCATCGCCGGCCTGACGACGCGCCTGCCGCTCTTCACGCCACCGGACGAGGCCGTGCTGCTGTCCACCATCGAGAAGCAGGCCGGCCAGCTGGCGGCGGTGATTCTCTCCATCCCGTACAACCGCGTGCTGTCCGCGGACTTCATGAAGCAGGTGCGCGCGGCGTGCACGGCGCACAACGTGATGTTCGTGATGGACGAGGTGGTGACGGGCTTCCGTCTGGCGCTGGGCGGCGCGCAGGAGTTCTTCGGCGTGAAGGCGGACATCTGCTGCATGTCCAAGAGCATCGCCGCGGGCATGCCGCTGTCGGCCATCTCCGGCCCGGAGAAGTACCTCTCCAAGCTGGCGGACCTCCAGGTCTCCACCACCTTCGGCGGTGAGCTGTTGACGCTGGCCGTCTGCGAGGCGGTGCTCAAGCACTACAAGCACAACGACCCCGCGAAGCACGTCTCACACCTGGGCCGCAAGCTGCGCGAGGGCGTGAACCAGAAGGCGGAGGCCGCGGGCTCCAAGCTGCGCGTGCTGGGCTACGACGCCATCCCGTTCTTCCGCTACTCGCCCGACATGGCCGAGCACGCGAAACTGATGACGCCGTTCCAGGGTGGCATGGCCCGCCGGGGCATCCTGCTGCGCCGGGACGTGAACTTCATCGGCGCGGCTCACACCGAGGAGCAGATCGACTACACGGTGGAGATGGCGGGCGAGGTGCTGCGCTCGCTCGCGT